A region of the Verrucomicrobiia bacterium genome:
CACGAAGGCCGCTCCGGCCTTATCCTTCTGCTGGAGCAGGAAAAAAGCGAAAAATCCACCTCACCCAAACCACCTGACATCCGAAACCAAATCCCTCAATTACTCAACACGGACCGCCATCAATTATCGAGATCGCTCTCACAAGCTTACACTCTTCGTCGAACCATTTTTGCTCTTCGAGGTCGTCTTGTGTCGGGGCAGACTTGGCCTGTTCCCGTTTGGCTCGGCGCAATCGCCTAACGTAGTTTCCTATGGTATTTCGGTCTTCTCATCCTCAAACCGCGGAAGTTCTGGCATGCTCTCACATTTCTGCGCGTAAGCCTTTTTGGAAATCGGAGCGCCTCCAAAATAGTACCGTTGTCCGTAGAGCATTCCGTCCTCGGCCCACCATCTCATACGGCCGGTCATTTCGCCCTGCAGTTGAGACCACTCGTATCTGAGTTGACCATTTTCATACCATTCTCGGAGCATGCCGGTGCCGTTGTCGAACTTGCACATTCCCAACATTTGCCCTTTTGTGTTCCATTTCCGAACAACCCCATCCAGCAACCCATTGTGGTAATTGCCTTTCTGCGCGAGTACCCCGTTTTCATGCCATACGCGGTAAAACCCATGCCGCGTTCCTCTTTTCATAGTGTATTCTGACGACGGCCTTCCATCCGGGAACACGGTTCGATCGATGCCATCTTTAGGGGCTTGAGTCTTCATGATCAGTTCGGTTCGAACACACGCCTGTCAGAATGTTGCATCTTCAACGGCCTGCGCGTCAACCTTCCCTATTCCCGTGGCAACGTCCCCGCCAGACTGGTGCGTGAGCAGTGGAAATAAAACGGAGCGCCATTGTGTTTGGCGGAAGAGTGCTTAAATGCCGCCCAAGGCCCAACTAACCCCGTTCAGGGAAGAAAATGGCCAAATAGTACCTGATTTGCGCCGGGGATTGGTCCTGCCTTGCTTTCGAGCGCTGGGTGGCTGTACTTGCTATATCTGTGACACCGCACCAGCGTAAAATCGCCGCCATCGTTTCAAGACTGCTGGAATGGTATCCCAGGAACGCGAGGGATTTACCCTGGAGGCAGACCACTGATCCCTATGGCGTATTTGTGTCTGAAATCATGCTGCAACAGACTCAGGTCAAAATGGTCCTGGGCTACTGGAATCGTTGGATGCGCTCATTGCCGACCCTGAGCGCGTTGGCCAAAGCCAGCCCCCAGAGGATTCATAAGCTTTGGGAAGGGCTGGGCTATTACACTCGAGTCCGCAACATGCAGCGAGCCGCCCGGATGATGGTTAAGGAGCATGCCGGCAAGGTCCCTTCAAAGTTGGATGAACTCCTGGCGCTGCCGGGCATCGGACGCTACACCGCCGGAGCAATCTGCAGCATTGCCTTCGATCAGCCGGCGCCGATCCTGGACGCCAACATCATCCGGGTGCTGGCACGCCTCTACGGTATTGGAAGCGACCCGCGCCAGGCCAAGGCCAAGACGGAGTTGTGGAGAATTTCCCAAGAGCTGGTACAGCGCGCCTCCTCGATGAATGGCCGTTCAGGCGTCTGTTCGCAGTTCAACCAGTCCCTGATGGAATTGGGCGCGCTTC
Encoded here:
- the mutY gene encoding A/G-specific adenine glycosylase, coding for MTPHQRKIAAIVSRLLEWYPRNARDLPWRQTTDPYGVFVSEIMLQQTQVKMVLGYWNRWMRSLPTLSALAKASPQRIHKLWEGLGYYTRVRNMQRAARMMVKEHAGKVPSKLDELLALPGIGRYTAGAICSIAFDQPAPILDANIIRVLARLYGIGSDPRQAKAKTELWRISQELVQRASSMNGRSGVCSQFNQSLMELGALLCTRKAPRCDLCPLARVCFAHQEDRVADLPALAKRPKPTARWFAAFVVEDKGRFLVRQRPAKGINGSLWEFPNVEIHRKANMKKAARVVLGASARSIERFCTIRHSITRYRITLDVFKVQTNLAGKPSRSGARWLTQAQARRLPFTGAHKKILWMRGSERLPTTVH